One Spirochaeta africana DSM 8902 genomic window carries:
- a CDS encoding carbohydrate ABC transporter permease, which translates to MKVVRTKLTYGLEALAGVLAVLFLFPIYLVLINSGKSSFEITANPTALPADWMQIIRNMQRIWSDPNILYGSSFQSSVIITVFSLLLVIVISGMAAWVLVRTKSTVSNIIFLVMVAAMVIPFQIVMLPLVAWFRLFHQVTGILLLRTYHGMILAYIGFGLSLSVFILHGFIKGIPYELEEAAIIDGCSKPAVFFRIVFPLLRPVNATILILHGIWIWNDYLLPLIVLGRGNRIQTIPLAVANFAGAYVKQWDLILTSILMAMIPVIIVFLFAQKHIMRGIIAGSIK; encoded by the coding sequence ATGAAAGTAGTACGAACAAAGCTGACCTACGGGCTCGAGGCGCTTGCCGGTGTGCTGGCGGTGCTGTTTCTGTTTCCGATATATCTTGTCCTGATCAACTCAGGCAAGAGCTCCTTCGAGATAACTGCCAATCCCACCGCGCTTCCCGCTGACTGGATGCAGATTATCCGTAACATGCAGCGTATCTGGAGCGATCCGAATATTCTCTACGGGTCATCATTCCAGTCATCGGTTATCATCACCGTGTTCTCGCTGCTGCTGGTGATCGTGATCTCCGGCATGGCTGCCTGGGTACTGGTGCGAACAAAATCTACCGTGTCCAACATCATCTTTCTGGTTATGGTGGCTGCCATGGTAATCCCGTTTCAGATTGTAATGCTGCCGCTGGTAGCCTGGTTCCGGTTGTTTCATCAGGTCACCGGTATCCTGCTGCTGCGGACCTACCACGGCATGATTCTGGCGTATATCGGGTTCGGGCTGTCGCTGTCGGTTTTTATCCTGCACGGCTTTATCAAGGGAATCCCCTACGAGCTGGAAGAGGCCGCAATCATTGACGGCTGCAGCAAACCGGCGGTGTTCTTCCGGATCGTGTTTCCGCTGCTGAGACCGGTCAATGCAACTATTCTGATTCTGCACGGCATCTGGATCTGGAACGACTACCTGCTGCCGCTGATCGTACTTGGCCGCGGCAACCGGATCCAGACGATACCCCTGGCGGTAGCGAACTTTGCCGGGGCGTATGTAAAACAGTGGGATCTGATTCTCACCTCGATTCTGATGGCGATGATTCCGGTGATCATTGTGTTCCTGTTTGCACAGAAGCACATTATGCGCGGTATTATTGCCGGGTCTATCAAGTAG
- a CDS encoding carbohydrate ABC transporter permease, giving the protein MKTRKHDVTFWLFLVPAIVAFLFVIVIPFFLGFYYSFTNWTSRPQPAGPEFVGLANFINSFQDSRFLYSFIITTLYTVMNVLLINVVAFGLALLVTSKIRLKNMFRAGFFIPHLIGGLILGYIWQFIFNVFIPNQQLLTALFPALAEPGNLVLANVNSALGGLVVAGAWQYAGYIMMIYIAAIVSVPGELFEAGRIDGASPLYELLHITIPMTAQAFTVTLFLTLVHSFKQFDVNVSLTGGGPATEFMERAIPGTELLALNIYNTAFVRNDLAQSQARSVIFFIVVVTVSILQVRANKKREVEM; this is encoded by the coding sequence ATGAAAACAAGAAAACATGATGTGACCTTCTGGTTGTTTCTCGTTCCTGCAATTGTTGCATTTCTGTTTGTGATAGTGATCCCGTTTTTTCTGGGCTTCTATTACTCCTTTACCAACTGGACCTCGCGTCCGCAGCCTGCCGGACCGGAGTTTGTCGGGCTGGCCAACTTTATCAACAGTTTCCAGGATTCTCGCTTCCTGTATTCGTTTATTATTACTACGCTGTACACGGTTATGAATGTGCTGCTGATCAATGTGGTGGCCTTCGGGCTGGCGTTGCTGGTGACCTCGAAAATCCGGCTGAAAAACATGTTCCGCGCAGGCTTTTTTATTCCGCACCTTATCGGCGGTTTGATCCTCGGGTATATCTGGCAGTTTATCTTCAATGTATTTATTCCGAATCAGCAGCTGCTGACGGCCCTGTTTCCGGCCCTTGCCGAACCCGGCAATCTGGTGCTGGCCAATGTGAACTCCGCACTTGGCGGGCTGGTGGTTGCCGGTGCCTGGCAGTATGCCGGCTACATCATGATGATCTATATTGCGGCGATTGTGTCCGTGCCTGGCGAGCTGTTTGAGGCCGGCAGGATTGACGGGGCAAGCCCGCTGTATGAGCTGCTGCATATCACCATTCCGATGACGGCGCAGGCCTTCACGGTGACCCTGTTCCTGACCCTGGTCCATTCCTTCAAGCAGTTTGATGTAAACGTATCATTAACCGGCGGGGGGCCGGCCACCGAGTTCATGGAACGGGCAATCCCCGGCACAGAGCTACTGGCGTTGAACATCTATAACACGGCTTTTGTCCGCAACGATCTGGCGCAGAGTCAGGCGCGATCGGTGATCTTTTTTATCGTTGTGGTTACGGTCTCGATTCTGCAGGTTCGTGCCAATAAAAAACGAGAGGTGGAGATGTAA
- a CDS encoding ABC transporter substrate-binding protein, producing MKKGLLVLLTLLMAASLFAAGQAETGGRQRLELLQNKPEIDAELKAYAQQWGRENNVDVVIKTVGGSIDVTVEQMLTIGYSSGEMPDIFVFPGLESYQMWSEVILDLSDEPWVQDTSVEFTYDGRVYGFPVNIEGWGLAYNADILEAAGIDPAGLTNLDAYREAFATLDSMKDELGIKAPVSMAAAMSMGWVTAHHNFNSLLSNGLPYGDLSVVNDLRAGNVDMDRLGQYADWVELLFTYADQAVLTTGDYDAQVGAFVAGDTAFLHQGNWVDGNIADAGADFPIAFAPHGSLERDTDGIFVAAPAYYAINAESRVTDIARKFLNDMVYTEAGQRFMVEEAGMIPAFSNVESRPSGPLSQSVQEWNAADQVYSWNQYYFSDDFRDNTLAPIYNRFASGAISKEQFVNALRSAFESLQ from the coding sequence ATGAAAAAAGGATTGCTTGTACTTTTGACCCTGCTGATGGCAGCATCGTTGTTTGCGGCCGGTCAGGCAGAAACCGGTGGACGTCAGCGGCTGGAGCTGCTGCAGAACAAACCGGAGATCGATGCCGAACTCAAGGCGTATGCCCAGCAGTGGGGACGCGAGAACAACGTTGATGTTGTTATCAAAACCGTTGGCGGCAGTATTGACGTTACCGTTGAACAGATGCTTACCATCGGATACTCATCCGGTGAGATGCCTGATATCTTTGTCTTCCCGGGGCTGGAGTCGTACCAGATGTGGTCCGAGGTTATCCTGGATCTTTCGGATGAACCCTGGGTGCAGGACACCTCGGTCGAGTTCACCTACGACGGTCGGGTATATGGTTTCCCGGTAAATATCGAAGGCTGGGGACTGGCGTATAACGCCGACATCCTGGAGGCTGCTGGAATCGATCCCGCCGGCCTGACCAATCTGGATGCCTATCGCGAAGCATTCGCTACCCTTGACTCCATGAAGGACGAGCTGGGAATCAAGGCTCCGGTTTCCATGGCCGCTGCAATGTCGATGGGCTGGGTAACCGCACACCACAACTTTAACAGCCTGCTGTCAAACGGTCTCCCCTATGGTGACCTGTCGGTCGTCAATGATCTGCGCGCCGGTAACGTCGACATGGATCGCCTGGGTCAGTATGCCGACTGGGTAGAGCTGCTGTTCACCTATGCTGATCAGGCGGTGCTGACAACCGGTGACTACGATGCCCAGGTTGGCGCTTTTGTCGCCGGCGACACCGCATTCCTGCACCAGGGCAACTGGGTCGACGGCAACATTGCTGATGCCGGCGCCGATTTCCCGATTGCATTTGCACCCCATGGATCGCTTGAGCGCGATACAGACGGTATTTTTGTGGCAGCTCCGGCGTATTACGCGATCAATGCCGAGTCACGGGTAACCGACATCGCCCGCAAGTTCCTGAACGACATGGTGTATACCGAGGCCGGTCAGCGGTTCATGGTTGAAGAGGCCGGTATGATCCCTGCCTTCAGTAATGTCGAAAGCCGCCCCTCCGGTCCGCTGAGTCAGTCGGTGCAGGAGTGGAACGCTGCTGACCAGGTATACTCCTGGAACCAGTACTACTTCAGCGATGACTTTCGGGATAACACCCTGGCACCGATCTATAACCGGTTTGCCAGCGGGGCTATCTCCAAGGAGCAGTTTGTGAATGCACTGCGCAGCGCTTTCGAAAGCCTGCAGTAG
- a CDS encoding LacI family DNA-binding transcriptional regulator, whose amino-acid sequence MPQRVTIKDIALQAGVGTSTVSRVLNGDPLVKESTRRKVLDICAKMHYVPSESARMLVQGKGRRNTVALLLPTIAHQYFYEIISSLQKVLSGSGQYAMVFNTHHGDESVVHHIIAMHMSAVVVLGDSQLSDAEKELLRLHHIHLLYVDRYEPQAHCITYNNHTGGALAAEYLIERGCSRVLMIGIVERTQQQHDRFSSFRRRFEELAPTGSCADLYAALEEDSYTVTRHLLHGSPEIDGIFYFSDLMAYGGLQARRDTNTCISIIGYDDIFPSQFMELTTVAQPPAELGRRAADLLLELLAASDEQVGQLELQQVCLEPYLVQRSQ is encoded by the coding sequence ATGCCGCAGAGAGTTACGATTAAAGATATTGCCTTACAGGCCGGGGTCGGCACCAGTACGGTCTCCCGGGTACTGAACGGTGACCCCCTGGTAAAGGAATCTACGCGTCGAAAGGTCCTGGATATCTGTGCGAAAATGCACTACGTGCCCAGCGAGAGCGCACGTATGCTGGTGCAGGGGAAGGGTCGCCGGAATACCGTAGCACTGCTGCTGCCAACCATTGCCCATCAGTATTTTTACGAGATTATCTCGAGTCTGCAGAAGGTGCTCAGCGGCAGTGGGCAGTACGCAATGGTATTCAACACCCACCACGGCGATGAATCGGTGGTGCACCATATTATTGCCATGCATATGTCAGCGGTAGTGGTGCTGGGCGACTCCCAGCTCAGTGATGCCGAGAAGGAGCTGCTGCGGCTGCATCATATCCATCTGTTGTATGTTGACCGCTACGAACCGCAGGCTCACTGTATCACCTACAACAACCACACCGGCGGTGCCCTGGCGGCAGAATATCTGATTGAGCGCGGCTGCAGCCGGGTGCTGATGATCGGTATTGTGGAGCGCACCCAGCAGCAGCACGACCGCTTCTCCAGTTTTCGCCGTCGATTCGAGGAGCTGGCTCCCACCGGCTCCTGCGCGGATCTCTACGCTGCACTGGAAGAGGATTCCTATACCGTTACCAGGCATCTGCTGCACGGAAGCCCGGAGATCGACGGGATCTTCTATTTCTCCGATCTGATGGCATATGGCGGACTGCAGGCTCGTCGGGACACCAACACCTGTATATCCATCATCGGCTACGATGACATCTTTCCCTCACAGTTTATGGAACTGACCACAGTTGCCCAGCCCCCTGCCGAGCTGGGGAGACGGGCCGCCGACCTGCTGCTTGAGCTGCTGGCGGCCAGCGATGAACAGGTGGGGCAGCTTGAGCTGCAGCAGGTGTGCCTGGAACCGTATCTGGTTCAGCGCAGCCAATAG
- a CDS encoding biosynthetic peptidoglycan transglycosylase, with protein sequence MTRTHTIIIAGAATAILVGFWLLTPLLIRSVVTSRLDRIAAGSRTEINYDNLQVSFRRVLSLEQLSVRRGDAALEANRLQFRIRPLALLRRGIPIDELLLQDVQLRLADTYTAELDQVRLLSDTIQIDSLLLQEQGSPPLLQLPLLRATLKRPLTASRTPRLESLAIDSPRIALPSAGQRQRLATAMQALNGTSASGSPEGDAAPGSATEAAAPPDPGHPQDPAPGQSARTTSLIPARIRELLPEFLQVRNAAVSAPHSTIHAASLFYRIDRTRQLLELRSTGSLQHNGAPAGSWEIHHDLYYEQGQIEGFTNLNSIDLAAAFGMLGEPWRQRVRSGILDLELAANNSLTGRWSLSRGSVLLPQISPEPIEPIDLSYRFTAEQTRDSLRTTSGQLRAGDIISEFRPGLRGLQGFRQLPEYLTAEVVLPPTELQEILHTIPHALTGELRDIVIDGTVAVDFRVEVPIDSVAAMQWQNEIVYQDIYLHDIPDSLNVFRLRGPFLHHIYDPAVDFERVIRIGPMQQPSRSWLMENGNLSEEAVDELLQRKPAPTAPSLSNARSILSHRFSPDPIYQDSSYRFVPLAEISPWVPRAVVTAEDGEFFRHQGINWRSVRSALERNLNEGGFAVGASTIPMQLAKNVFLDHSRILARKFQEVVLVILMEQVAAIPKDRQLEIYLNIAEFGPGIFGIYDAARYYFGKHPQDLDPGEAAWLASILPSPKRHHGYYLAGGITDGWFIRMKHILEIMRLRDRIDEESFAQATAAPPAFYYPEESQEEDAGEQEITSGDT encoded by the coding sequence ATGACTCGCACGCATACCATCATTATTGCCGGGGCCGCGACAGCGATCCTGGTCGGGTTCTGGCTGCTCACGCCACTGCTAATTCGCAGTGTCGTGACCTCGCGTCTGGACCGGATTGCGGCCGGCAGCCGTACAGAGATCAACTACGACAACCTGCAGGTCTCGTTCCGCCGGGTACTGAGCCTGGAGCAGCTGTCGGTACGCCGCGGGGATGCCGCACTGGAGGCCAATCGGCTTCAGTTCAGGATACGACCCCTTGCCCTTTTGCGCCGGGGGATCCCCATCGATGAGCTGCTGCTGCAGGATGTCCAGTTGCGACTGGCCGACACCTATACCGCTGAACTCGACCAGGTGCGGCTGCTGTCCGATACCATCCAGATTGACTCACTGCTGCTGCAGGAGCAAGGCTCGCCGCCGCTTTTGCAGCTGCCGCTGCTGCGGGCAACCTTGAAGCGGCCACTGACTGCATCGCGCACACCGCGACTGGAAAGCCTGGCAATTGATTCGCCCCGGATCGCGCTTCCCTCGGCAGGGCAGCGCCAGCGGCTGGCAACTGCGATGCAGGCCCTGAACGGTACGTCGGCGTCCGGTTCGCCGGAGGGCGACGCCGCACCGGGATCTGCCACCGAGGCTGCTGCCCCGCCGGATCCCGGGCACCCCCAGGATCCGGCACCCGGCCAGTCAGCCCGAACCACATCGCTCATCCCCGCCAGGATACGGGAACTGCTACCGGAGTTTCTGCAGGTTCGCAATGCGGCAGTCAGCGCGCCACACAGCACTATCCATGCTGCATCGCTGTTCTATCGTATAGACCGCACCCGTCAGCTGCTGGAACTGCGCAGCACCGGCAGCCTGCAGCACAACGGTGCACCTGCCGGCAGCTGGGAGATTCATCACGACCTGTATTATGAGCAGGGACAGATCGAGGGGTTCACCAACCTGAACAGTATAGATCTGGCGGCGGCCTTTGGCATGCTCGGTGAACCCTGGCGGCAACGTGTTCGCAGCGGAATACTGGACCTCGAGCTTGCAGCCAACAACTCACTCACCGGCAGATGGTCGCTGTCCAGGGGATCTGTGCTGCTGCCGCAGATATCCCCTGAGCCAATCGAACCGATTGACCTTTCCTACAGGTTCACTGCTGAGCAGACCCGCGATTCGCTGCGCACCACCAGCGGGCAGCTGCGGGCCGGTGATATCATCAGTGAGTTCCGCCCCGGACTGCGCGGGCTGCAGGGATTTCGCCAGCTGCCCGAATACCTTACGGCCGAGGTCGTGCTGCCGCCGACCGAACTGCAGGAAATCCTGCACACCATTCCGCACGCACTGACAGGCGAACTCCGGGACATCGTGATCGATGGCACGGTAGCCGTGGATTTCCGGGTTGAGGTCCCGATTGACTCGGTGGCGGCGATGCAGTGGCAGAACGAGATCGTGTATCAGGATATCTACCTCCATGACATCCCTGACAGTCTGAATGTATTCCGGCTGCGAGGACCGTTTCTGCACCATATCTATGATCCGGCAGTCGATTTTGAGCGGGTTATCCGCATCGGCCCGATGCAGCAGCCCAGCCGGTCCTGGCTGATGGAAAACGGCAACCTGAGCGAAGAAGCAGTCGACGAACTGCTGCAGCGTAAACCGGCGCCGACAGCCCCTTCGCTCTCCAACGCCCGCAGCATCCTCTCGCACCGTTTCTCCCCGGACCCGATCTATCAGGACTCAAGCTATCGTTTTGTACCGCTGGCAGAGATCTCGCCCTGGGTGCCCCGTGCAGTCGTCACCGCCGAGGACGGCGAGTTCTTCCGGCACCAGGGGATCAACTGGCGCTCGGTGCGCAGTGCGCTGGAACGCAACCTGAACGAGGGCGGCTTCGCCGTAGGCGCCAGCACCATCCCCATGCAGCTGGCCAAGAATGTATTCCTGGACCACAGCCGGATACTGGCGCGCAAGTTCCAGGAGGTCGTTCTGGTTATTCTGATGGAGCAGGTGGCGGCTATTCCCAAGGATCGGCAGCTTGAAATCTATTTGAACATAGCCGAGTTCGGCCCGGGTATCTTCGGCATCTATGACGCTGCCCGGTATTATTTCGGCAAGCACCCGCAAGACCTGGACCCGGGCGAGGCTGCCTGGCTGGCGAGTATTCTGCCCTCACCCAAGCGTCACCACGGGTACTATCTGGCCGGCGGGATAACCGATGGCTGGTTCATTCGTATGAAGCATATCCTCGAGATCATGCGGCTGCGCGACCGTATCGACGAGGAAAGCTTTGCCCAGGCCACGGCAGCCCCCCCGGCATTCTACTATCCCGAGGAGAGTCAGGAAGAGGATGCAGGCGAGCAGGAAATCACCTCCGGTGACACCTAG
- a CDS encoding autotransporter assembly complex protein TamA, with translation MRTVVSLAVISLVVSCATVAPDGPDGEPQFLYTGAQVDLLAAGDEPVPGRRRLERELEQGLQPVPNTTWLGVLRPGLWVYRLTGDPEDPGLRRWAADRFAEQPVLFRDDLPQQGVASLQSRLFNRGYFDAEITYSIRQRDSRVAVEYEISVDTPYRIGAVQYPDGDTPLHQTLQQAAADSLLQPGQPYRLQSLREERARLDRHLKEHGFFAFNPAFLIFEADVDTEQRLVDLELVIEAPAGALQQYRVESIAIYADYSPERSLEQDPTHQLGDKIRYYERFPRFDPEKILSSLLFRPGDQYSRSRHVHSIQRLMSMDVFQFVNIRYEQNHEDGTLHAQVLLTPSASRSLEGEVRAVTRSDGFAGPGFSAAWTNRNLGGGAERLRVESGAALETSLTGGSFSADSYELQLDASVSVPRIVGPLRVLGWIDRHGEQPQLPQSSIRVGISRQGRFEQYHVDQAEASLSYTWGDDLERELRPLELTAVRVADISADDLRQDWRNQLLAGASYRLQYRRHEGIGRQFSARFDAGADLLDPQPYVRLDTDGRLYLPLGERGILAMRAAAGAGAVVQGDSAIPPVRQFGVGGGSSLRAFPARSIGPGSEPPDDGGERTGELRLESSIEHRFRLLGYLHSALFLDAGNIWMLSGERGRADPARLPGETAIGVGAGLRVDAQVIVLRLDAAVPLRKPWLPEGDRWVAGDIDLADREWRRSNVMYSLAIGYPF, from the coding sequence ATGAGGACGGTTGTATCTCTTGCAGTGATCAGTCTGGTCGTATCCTGTGCTACCGTTGCCCCGGATGGTCCGGATGGTGAACCGCAGTTCTTGTATACCGGCGCCCAGGTCGATCTCCTGGCAGCAGGGGATGAACCCGTCCCGGGAAGGCGGCGCCTGGAGCGCGAACTGGAGCAGGGACTGCAGCCGGTGCCAAACACCACCTGGCTGGGGGTGCTGCGGCCGGGGTTGTGGGTGTACCGACTTACCGGCGATCCGGAGGATCCCGGGCTGCGCCGATGGGCTGCCGACCGCTTTGCCGAACAGCCGGTACTGTTCCGTGACGATTTGCCGCAGCAAGGGGTGGCGAGTCTGCAGAGCCGTTTGTTCAACCGTGGGTATTTTGACGCAGAGATCACGTATTCCATCCGGCAGCGCGATTCGCGGGTAGCGGTGGAATACGAGATCTCTGTGGACACACCCTATCGCATTGGCGCGGTGCAGTACCCGGATGGTGATACCCCGCTGCATCAAACCCTGCAGCAGGCTGCTGCCGACAGCCTGCTGCAGCCCGGGCAGCCCTATCGGCTGCAGAGCCTGCGAGAGGAGCGTGCCCGGCTTGACCGCCATCTGAAGGAACACGGGTTTTTCGCCTTTAATCCGGCCTTTCTGATTTTTGAGGCCGATGTAGACACCGAGCAGCGACTGGTGGATCTGGAGCTGGTGATCGAGGCCCCTGCCGGGGCGCTGCAGCAATATCGGGTCGAATCGATTGCCATCTATGCCGACTACTCACCGGAACGCTCGCTTGAGCAGGACCCGACGCATCAGCTTGGCGATAAAATCCGGTATTACGAGCGCTTTCCCCGGTTTGATCCCGAAAAGATTCTGAGCAGCCTGCTGTTCCGCCCGGGAGATCAATACAGTCGCAGCCGGCATGTGCACTCGATTCAGCGATTGATGAGCATGGATGTGTTCCAGTTTGTGAACATCCGCTATGAGCAGAATCACGAAGACGGCACCCTGCATGCCCAGGTCCTGCTGACACCCTCTGCCAGCCGCAGCCTGGAGGGTGAGGTGCGTGCGGTTACTCGCAGTGACGGTTTTGCTGGCCCCGGTTTCTCGGCTGCCTGGACCAACCGCAACCTTGGCGGCGGGGCTGAGCGGCTGCGGGTTGAAAGCGGGGCAGCCCTGGAGACGTCCCTGACCGGGGGCAGCTTTTCAGCTGACAGTTACGAGCTTCAGCTGGACGCATCGGTCTCGGTGCCGCGCATTGTCGGCCCGCTGCGCGTGTTGGGCTGGATTGATCGGCACGGGGAGCAGCCGCAGCTGCCGCAGAGTTCGATCCGGGTCGGAATATCCCGGCAAGGAAGGTTCGAGCAGTATCATGTTGACCAGGCCGAGGCCTCGCTGTCCTATACCTGGGGTGATGATCTGGAGCGGGAGCTGCGCCCGCTGGAGCTGACCGCGGTTCGTGTAGCGGATATCTCTGCCGATGATCTTCGTCAGGACTGGCGCAATCAGCTGCTGGCCGGTGCTTCCTACCGGCTGCAGTATCGACGCCATGAGGGAATCGGGCGTCAGTTCAGCGCCAGGTTCGATGCCGGTGCTGACCTGCTGGATCCGCAACCGTACGTTCGGCTCGATACCGACGGGAGGCTGTATCTGCCGCTGGGCGAACGGGGAATCCTGGCCATGCGGGCTGCGGCTGGCGCTGGTGCGGTTGTACAGGGCGACTCGGCGATCCCGCCGGTTCGGCAGTTCGGTGTCGGCGGCGGCAGCAGCCTGCGTGCATTCCCGGCGCGGAGCATCGGGCCGGGGAGCGAACCTCCGGACGATGGCGGCGAGCGTACCGGGGAGCTGCGGCTGGAGTCCAGTATTGAACACCGCTTCCGGCTGTTGGGCTACCTGCACTCGGCGCTGTTTCTGGATGCTGGTAATATCTGGATGCTGAGCGGTGAACGCGGCCGGGCAGATCCGGCCCGACTGCCTGGCGAGACTGCTATCGGGGTCGGTGCAGGGCTGCGGGTCGATGCCCAGGTGATAGTTCTGCGGCTTGATGCTGCCGTGCCGCTGCGCAAGCCCTGGCTGCCGGAGGGGGATCGCTGGGTCGCTGGAGATATCGATCTGGCCGACCGGGAGTGGCGACGCAGCAATGTGATGTACAGCCTGGCTATCGGCTACCCCTTCTAG